From one Macaca nemestrina isolate mMacNem1 chromosome 3, mMacNem.hap1, whole genome shotgun sequence genomic stretch:
- the LOC105486229 gene encoding neurogenin-2 — protein sequence MFVKSETLELKEEEDVLVLLGSASPALAALTPLSSSADEEEEEEPGASGGARRQRGAEAGQGARGGAAAGAEGCRPARLLGLVHDCKRRPSRARAISRGAKTAETVQRIKKTRRLKANNRERNRMHNLNAALDALREVLPTFPEDAKLTKIETLRFAHNYIWALTETLRLADHCGGGGGGLPGALFSEAVLLSPGGASATLSSSGDSPSPASTWSCTNSPAPSSSASSNSTSPYSCTLSPASPAGSDMDYWQPPPPDKHRYAPHLPIARDCI from the coding sequence ATGTTCGTCAAATCCGAGACCTTGGAGTTGAAGGAGGAAGAGGACGTGTTGGTGCTGCTCGGTTCGGCCTCCCCCGCCTTGGCGGCCCTGACCCCGCTGTCATCCAGCGCCGacgaagaagaggaggaggagccgGGCGCGTCAGGCGGGGCGCGTCGGCAGCGCGGGGCTGAGGCCGGGCAGGGGGCGCGGGGCGGCGCGGCTGCGGGTGCGGAGGGCTGCCGGCCCGCACGGCTGCTGGGTCTGGTGCACGATTGCAAACGGCGCCCCTCTCGGGCGCGGGCCATCTCCCGAGGCGCCAAGACCGCCGAGACGGTGCAGCGCATCAAGAAGACCCGTAGACTGAAGGCCAACAACCGCGAGCGAAACCGCATGCACAACCTCAACGCGGCACTGGACGCGCTGCGCGAGGTGCTCCCCACGTTCCCAGAGGACGCCAAGCTCACCAAGATCGAGACCCTGCGCTTCGCCCACAACTACATCTGGGCGCTCACCGAGACCCTGCGCCTGGCGGATCACTGCGGGGGCGGCGGCGGAGGCCTGCCGGGGGCGCTCTTCTCCGAGGCAGTGTTGCTGAGCCCGGGAGGCGCCAGCGCCACCCTGAGCAGCAGCGGAGACAGCCCCTCGCCCGCCTCCACGTGGAGTTGCACCAACAGCCCCGCGCCGTCCTCCTCCGCGTCCTCCAACTCCACCTCCCCCTACAGCTGCACTTTATCGCCCGCCAGCCCGGCCGGGTCAGACATGGACTATTGGCAGCCCCCACCTCCCGACAAGCACCGCTATGCACCTCACCTCCCCATAGCCAGGGATTGTATCTAG